The following proteins come from a genomic window of Panicum hallii strain FIL2 chromosome 8, PHallii_v3.1, whole genome shotgun sequence:
- the LOC112902180 gene encoding E3 ubiquitin-protein ligase At3g02290-like, whose translation MGAFCSCLQPDYSDHHGNHTSSAFRNCMCLRCFTQQLINAYTVLFRAGAVHSVSQAIEATPVDSTESSFDTYRSPPRPLPYDDPRFSPPARDWLRHETPSHSPEESQPLRANDDEEMETPSRIDKASKTNYDTKMKICSSAYGDKVPPKELGNYFSYFSPSAEDEDVCPTCLEDYTSENPRILMQCSHHFHLGCIYEWMERSEACPVCGKKMEFDETT comes from the exons ATGGGAGCTTTCTGTTCATGCCTGCAACCTGATTATTCTGATCACCATGGGAACCACACGTCCTCGGCGTTTAGGAACTGCATGTGCCTCAGATGTTTCACCCAGCAGCTCATCAACGCG TACACTGTTTTGTTCCGTGCTGGAGCAGTGCACTCTGTTTCTCAAGCTATAGAAGCCACCCCTGTGGATTCAACTGAAAGTTCCTTTGATACATATCGCTCACCCCCAAGACCGCTGCCCTATGATGATCCACGATTTTCCCCTCCTGCTCGTGACTGGTTAAGGCATGAGACCCCAAGCCATTCCCCAGAGGAATCACAACCACTTAGAGCAAATGATGATGAGGAAATGGAGACACCAAGTAGAATTGACAAGGCAAGTAAAACAAACTATGACACAAAAATGAAGATTTGCAGCTCTGCTTATGGAGATAAGGTGCCACCAAAGGAACTTGGAAATTACTTCAGCTACTTTTCCCCATCTGCTGAAGATGAAGATGTCTGCCCAACATGTCTTGAAG ATTATACGTCCGAGAACCCCAGGATACTTATGCAGTGCTCACACCATTTCCACCTTGGCTGTATTTACGAGTGGATGGAAAGGAGTGAGGCATGCCCTGTCTGTGGAAAG AAAATGGAATTTGACGAGACAACTTAA
- the LOC112872368 gene encoding tryptamine 5-hydroxylase-like codes for MEFGLLLPISVLFLVSVVYVYWKTWSSRALQRLPPAPPGWPVIGHLHLLSDMPHQALAELAMTMRAPMLRLQLGTVRAVVISDPDLARAALTTNDAALASRPHLLGGQFLAFGCSDVTFGKAGPYHRMTRRLVVSELLSARRVAAYQRIRLNEVRRLLGHLARNAAASSSPAAAAPVDLSECFVNLANDVLFRVAFGRGFPHAKAAKLGAVFAEANELFAGFTVGDFFPELEPVLSTVTGLRRRLKSCLADLCEFCDDIIDELISGKRERISGDTSEDFLDALLRLQKSPGIEVPLTDDNIKALVLDVFVAGADTSLAALEWVMTELVRHPGILNKAQEEVRRVVGTGRGCVEESDLRDLHYLRAIIKETFRLHPVIPLLVPRESVAPCTLGGYDIPAKTRVFINTYAMGRDPGIWNKPLEFWPERFEYDAREIADLIIDPAFKVLPFGGGRRGCPGYVFALATLQLSLASLLYHFDWALPSGMRAEDVNLDEIFGLSTRKKEPLYVVVRKSKEYEFKGEENYGV; via the exons ATGGAGTTCGGCCTCCTGTTGCCAATTTCCGTCCTCTTCTTGGTCTCCGTAGTGTATGTCTACTGGAAAACCTGGAGCAGCCGGGCGCTGCAGCGGCTGCCGCCGGCGCCACCAGGGTGGCCCGTGATCGGACACCTACACCTCCTGTCCGACATGCCCCACCAAGCTCTGGCCGAGCTGGCGATGACCATGAGAGCGCCGATGCTCCGTCTGCAGCTGGGAACCGTCCGGGCCGTGGTGATCTCCGACCCGGACCTGGCGCGCGCGGCGCTCACGACCAACGACGCCGCGCTGGCGTCGCGGCCGCACCTTCTCGGCGGGCAGTTCCTGGCGTTCGGCTGCTCCGACGTGACCTTCGGGAAGGCGGGGCCGTACCACCGCATGACGCGGCGCCTGGTCGTGTCGGAGCTGCTCTCGGCGCGCCGCGTCGCGGCGTACCAGAGGATCCGGTTGAACGAGGTCCGCCGGCTCCTCGGGCACCTCGCCAGGAACGCCGCCGCCTCGTcatccccggcggcggcggcgcccgtcgACCTCAGCGAGTGCTTCGTCAACCTGGCCAACGACGTGCTCTTCCGCGTCGCGTTCGGCCGCGGGTTCCCGCACGCAAAGGCGGCCAAGCTCGGGGCGGTGTTCGCCGAGGCGAACGAGCTCTTTGCCGGGTTCACTGTTGGCGACTTCTTCCCGGAGCTCGAGCCCGTCCTCAGCACCGTGAcaggcctccgccgccggctcAAGAGCTGCCTCGCCGACCTCTGCGAGTTCTGTGACGACATTATTGACGAGCTCATCAGTGGCAAGCGTGAACGCATCTCTGGCGACACTAGCGAGGACTTCCTTGATGCCCTGCTCCGTCTCCAGAAGTCGCCGGGCATCGAGGTTCCGCTCACCGACGACAACATTAAGGCGCTTGTCCTG GACGTGTTCGTAGCCGGCGCCGACACATCGTTAGCAGCGCTGGAGTGGGTGATGACTGAGCTGGTCAGGCACCCAGGCATCCTCAACAAGGCGCAAGAGGAGGTCCGGCGCGTCGTCGGCACCGGCAGGGGCTGCGTGGAGGAGTCGGACCTCCGCGACCTCCACTACCTGCGCGCCATCATCAAGGAGACCTTCCGGCTACATCCGGTCATCCCGTTGCTGGTTCCACGGGAATCCGTGGCTCCCTGCACTCTCGGCGGCTACGACATCCCGGCCAAGACACGCGTGTTCATCAACACCTACGCCATGGGACGGGACCCTGGCATCTGGAACAAGCCGCTGGAGTTTTGGCCAGAGCGGTTTGAGTACGATGCCAGAGAGATAGCAGATCTCATCATAGACCCAGCCTTCAAGGTGCTGCCCTTCGGTGGTGGCCGGAGGGGATGCCCCGGGTACGTGTTCGCGCTGGCTACTTTGCAGTTGTCGCTGGCTAGCCTCTTGTACCACTTCGACTGGGCGTTGCCGTCCGGCATGCGCGCCGAGGACGTCAACCTGGACGAGATTTTCGGTCTCTCCACCAGGAAGAAGGAACCACTGTACGTGGTCGTTAGGAAAAGCAAGGAGTACGAGTTCAAGGGGGAAGAGAATTATGGGGTCTAG
- the LOC112902171 gene encoding putative disease resistance RPP13-like protein 3 — protein MDGFMASAATGAMSSLLAKLAELLREDYQLQKGMRREVAFLKDELSSMNALLERLADVEVLDPQTREWRNQVREMSYDIEDCVDDYMRRLRNGPQRPSGVMGFFLGYVQKVKELVTRHETAEQIQELRDRIVEAGHRRKRYKIDDAVSFGGIKVVPVDRRLPALYAEFGGLVGINVPRDEIIKLVDGGMPGVKVVSIVGCGGLGKTTVANQVYRYIAEQFDCHAFVSLSQNPDMVMIFQSVLSQVKKNEYDTTKSCDQENLIRELRDFLKDKRYLVVIDDLWSTQSWKTIKFALFENTCGSRIIVTTRIGTIAKSCSSPQHDLVYELRMLSEDDSKRLFFRRIFGSEDKCPYQLKEVSTEIVKKCGGLPLAIITMASLLTTKSYTRADWSKVCDSIGSGLEKNGDVEEMSLILSLSYNHLPHHLRTCLLYLSMFPEDYVIKRDYLVRRWIAEGFVSGNGGRNLEDEGECYFNELINRSLVQPVDYQYDGRVYSCRVHDMILDLITCKAVEENFVTVVTDKKQMLASQGKVHRLSLDYHGLDSGTENPIVTTYVRSLNIFRYSEQMIALSDFGALRVLDLDGNENLESCYLQDVGKLFHLRYLRIKANNIKLPEQVGDLQSLVILDLLNCPKLGELPASIVKLRQLKWLLAPPVTLPDGVGNMQALESVSFVTVDYTTSITLLQELGSLTRLRTLGLDWHINPLHRDKKTYEDNFVSLLGKLGSSNLQCLTLISPWSLDFLLDSWSPTPHLLQELGIKGWYLSKIPLWMASLTNLTYLDVEVKVRQETLQILGDFPALQFLKLYSNSAGPEERCLVISNNGFPCLKKFSFVGWVNMIFKEGAMPVLETLEFQIIVHEMQIACVFGPPDFGISHLSTLRNLVVTVHCEGSRIEEVEALEAAIQSATSMLPNNLTLALHRFLESEMVK, from the exons ATGGATGGGTTCATGGCGAGCGCCGCGACGGGGGCGATGAGCTCCCTCCTCGCCAAGCTCGCCGAGCTGCTGAGGGAGGACTACCAGCTGCAGAAGGGCATGAGGCGCGAGGTCGCCTTCCTCAAGGACGAGTTGAGCAGCATGAACGCGCTCCTTGAGAGGCTGGCTGACGTGGAGGTGCTCGATCCGCAGACGAGGGAGTGGCGCAACCAGGTGAGGGAGATGTCATATGACATTGAGGATTGTGTCGACGATTACATGCGCCGGCTGCGGAACGGACCACAGAGGCCTAGTGGAGTCATGGGGTTCTTCTTGGGGTATGTTCAGAAAGTGAAGGAGCTTGTTACACGCCATGAGACTGCCGAGCAGATTCAGGAGCTCAGGGATCGCATTGTCGAGGCAGGACACAGAAGGAAGAGGTACAAGATTGATGATgcagttagtttcggtggcatcaAAGTGGTGCCTGTGGATCGGCGTTTGCCAGCACTATATGCAGAATTTGGTGGCCTTGTTGGTATCAATGTTCCCAGGGATGAGATCATCAAGCTAGTCGATGGTGGGATGCCGGGGGTGAAGGTGGTGTCTATTGTTGGTTGTGGAGGATTGGGAAAGACTACTGTTGCAAATCAGGTTTACCGATACATTGCTGAGCAATTTGATTGCCATGCTTTTGTGTCACTGTCCCAAAATCCTGACATGGTGATGATATTTCAGTCTGTACTGTCACAAGTCAAGAAAAATGAGTATGACACCACCAAATCATGTGATCAGGAAAATCTCATCAGGGAATTGAGGGATTTCCTAAAGGACAAGAG GTATTTAGTTGTAATTGATGACCTGTGGAGCACCCAATCATGGAAGACAATCAAATTTGCTTTGTTTGAGAATACTTGTGGTAGTAGAATAATAGTGACAACAAGAATTGGTACTATTGCCAAGTCATGTTCATCCCCACAGCATGATCTTGTATACGAATTAAGGATGCTAAGTGAAGATGACTCTAAAAGACTTTTCTTTAGAAGAATTTTCGGCTCTGAGGATAAATGCCCTTACCAACTAAAGGAGGTTTCAACTGAAATAGTTAAAAAGTGTGGTGGTTTACCATTGGCAATCATTACTATGGCTAGTTTGTTGACTACTAAGTCATACACCAGAGCTGACTGGTCAAAGGTTTGCGATTCAATTGGTTCAGGACTTGAGAAAAATGGGGACGTGGAGGAAATGAGCTTGATATTATCTCTTAGTTATAATCATCTTCCTCATCATTTAAGGACATGTTTACTGTATCTAAGTATGTTTCCAGAAGATTACGTGATCAAGAGAGATTATTTGGTAAGAAGGTGGATAGCGGAAGGATTTGTCAGTGGAAATGGTGGACGAAATTTAGAGGATGAAGGCGAATGCTATTTTAATGAACTTATTAACAGAAGCTTGGTTCAACCAGTAGATTACCAGTATGATGGTAGAGTATATTCATGCCGGGTGCATGATATGATTCTTGATCTCATTACATGCAAGGCGGTTGAAGAAAATTTCGTCACTGTTGTTACTGATAAAAAACAAATGCTGGCCTCACAGGGCAAGGTTCACCGACTCTCACTTGACTACCATGGTCTTGATAGTGGAACAGAAAATCCCATTGTTACTACTTATGTTCGATCCCTGAACATATTTAGATACTCTGAACAAATGATTGCTCTTTCAGACTTTGGAGCTCTAAGAGTGCTTGATCTAGATGGTAATGAGAATTTAGAAAGCTGTTATCTTCAAGATGTGGGCAAGTTATTTCATTTGAGGTACCTACGGATTAAAGCAAACAATATTAAACTTCCGGAGCAGGTAGGAGACCTCCAGTCCTTAGTAATTCTGGATCTTCTGAACTGTCCTAAGCTAGGTGAATTGCCTGCCAGTATTGTTAAACTTCGGCAGTTGAAATGGTTACTTGCTCCTCCCGTGACCTTACCAGATGGAGTTGGGAACATGCAAGCTCTAGAGTCTGTATCATTTGTAACTGTGGACTACACTACCTCGATAACGTTGTTGCAAGAGTTGGGCAGCTTGACCAGATTGAGAACCCTCGGATTGGATTGGCACATCAATCCCCTGCATAGAGATAAAAAAACATATGAGGATAATTTTGTTTCCTTGCTTGGTAAACTAGGCAGTTCCAATCTTCAATGTTTAACACTCATCAGTCCTTGGTCACTAGACTTCTTGTTGGATTCTTGGTCCCCAACTCCACATCTCCTTCAGGAATTAGGGATCAAAGGATGGTATCTCAGTAAGATTCCATTGTGGATGGCATCGCTAACCAACCTCACGTACCTGGATGTTGAAGTTAAAGTGAGACAGGAAACTCTTCAGATCCTTGGGGATTTCCCCGCGTTACAATTCCTGAAGTTGTACTCAAATTCAGCGGGCCCTGAGGAAAGGTGCCTTGTTATCAGCAACAATGGATTCCCGTGTCTGAAGAAGTTCAGCTTTGTTGGTTGGGTAAATATGATATTCAAAGAAGGAGCCATGCCAGTGCTTGAAACTCTTGAATTTCAAATCATTGTGCATGAGATGCAGATTGCATGTGTGTTTGGTCCTCCCGATTTTGGCATCAGCCACCTTTCCACCCTCAGGAACCTTGTTGTCACTGTTCATTGTGAAGGTTCAAGAATTGAAGAGGTGGAAGCATTAGAGGCTGCTATCCAGAGTGCAACCAGTATGCTTCCTAACAACCTTACACTAGCTTTGCATAGATTTCTCGAGTCAGAGATGGTAAAATGA
- the LOC112902176 gene encoding phosphoserine phosphatase, chloroplastic-like encodes MDGLISAHAGLRSSLPVRRSSAARPLPASQVPARFTSPPFRSAKVCKSRGLEAAALEVSKDCSSAVLANLQPSKDAIETLRNADAVCFDVDSTVIMDEGIDELADFCGAGKAVAEWTAKAMTGDVPFEEALAARLSLIKPSLSQVEECLEKRPPRISPGMADLIKKLKANSTDVFLVSGGFRQMIKPVAFELGIPAENIIANQLLFGTSGEYAGFDPTEPTSHSGGKAKAVQQIKQNHGYKTVVMVGDGATDLEARQPGGADLFICYAGVQMREPVAAKADWVVFDFQELITKLP; translated from the exons ATGGACGGCCTGATCAGCGCACACGCCGGCCTGAGGAGCTCGCTGCCTGTTCGTCGGTCGTCTGCAGCTCGGCCGCTACCGGCTTCGCAAGTGCCGGCTCGGTTCACGAGCCCTCCGTTTCGCTCTGCTAAGGTTTGCAAGAGCCGTGGTTTAGAGGCAGCAGCGCTGGAGGTCTCCAAGGACTGCTCCTCAGCGGTTCTTGCCAATCTCCAGCCTTCCAAAG ATGCTATTGAGACGTTGCGCAATGCCGATGCAGTATGTTTCGATGTCGATAGCACTGTCATCATGGATGAGGGTATTGACGAGCTCGCTGATTTCTGTGGGGCAGGGAAAGCTGTTGCCGAATGGACAGCGAA GGCAATGACAGGGGATGTTCCATTTGAGGAGGCACTGGCAGCCAGGCTGTCTTTAATCAAGCCATCTCTCTCACAAGTTGAAGAGTGCTTGGAGAAGAGACCGCCCAG GATTTCTCCAGGAATGGCTGATTTGATTAAGAAGCTAAAAGCTAATAGTACTGATGTGTTCCTTGTGTCAGGAGGCTTCCGACAAATGATCAAG CCTGTGGCATTTGAGCTTGGTATTCCTGCTGAAAACATCATTGCAAACCAACTGCTATTTGGAACTTCTGGGGAGTATGCTGGATTTGATCCCACAGAGCCCACTTCACACAGTGGGGGTAAAGCAAAAGCCGTGCAACAAATAAAACAG AACCATGGCTACAAGACGGTCGTTATGGTTGGAGATGGTGCAACTGATCTTGAG GCTCGGCAACCTGGAGGAGCAGACTTGTTCATCTGTTACGCCGGTGTTCAGATGAGAGAACCCGTCGCAGCAAAAGCCGACTGGGTTGTTTTTGACTTTCAAGAGCTGATAACCAAGTTGCCATAA
- the LOC112902183 gene encoding protein SPIRAL1-like 2, whose amino-acid sequence MGRGRGVSYGGGQSSLNYLFGGGGDDAPAPRAKPPPVAAEQRAAQPAAAASDNEKLKGIPAGARSSQTNNYFRAQGQNCGNFLTDRPSTKVHAAPGGGSSLDYLFGGK is encoded by the exons ATGGGGCGTGGCCGGGGcgtgagctacggcggcggGCAGAGCTCGCTGAACTACctcttcggcggcggcggcgacgatgcACCCGCGCCGCGTGCCAAGCCGCCGCCGGTCGCGGCAGAGCAGAGGGCGGCAcagccggccgcggcggcctccGACAATGAGAAGCTGAAGGGGATCCCGGCCGGCGCCCGGAGCAGCCAGACCAACAACTACTTCCGGGCACAGGGCCAGAACTGCGGCAACTTCCTCACG GACCGCCCGTCGACCAAGGTGCAcgcggcgccgggcggcggctcGTCGCTCGACTACCTCTTCGGCGGCAAGTGA